The Chryseobacterium oranimense genome contains the following window.
CGCAATTCATTAGCATGAAAACTGCAGCAGTACGAGCATCCGTTCAGCTGCGATATTCTTAATTCTACCAACGCAATGAGTTTATTATCAATCCCGGAATTCCTGATGCTAGAATGAGCCTGGTATAAATGCCCTACTGTTTTTCTTGAAATCTCTTTATAATCCATTTCTTTTTTTGACAAAGTTAAATTGAACAGCAGTCTGCAAAAGAGTATGAAAACCGGATAATAAAGTAAAAATAAAAGATTTAACTTTGCATCATCTAGCCGGGCAAAAGCAATGGATCATATACAAGAGCTTATTGAGATAGAGATAACCGAACTCAGTGAATGGAAAGACAGGTTCCGCAAAAACAGTTTCTTTGAACTGGTATTTATTCTTAAAGGAAAAGGAATTCAAAGCATAGAATACCAGACCCGGACTTATGAAAAAAACGATTTTTTTCTTTTACCCTACTCTAAATGCCATGCCTACGAAATTTCAGAACCTACGACCTTTCTGTTTATCCGGTTTACAGAACATTATTTCAGGAATCTTAAAAATACAGCCATAGATTATTTGCAATGGTACAGCAAGCTTAATTATATTATCGGGTTTTATGATTTTAACATAGGCCTTTATTTTAATGATGAAAAAGACAAAAGCCAGGTAAAAAAACTCTTTGAAATCCTGTTGCTTGAAAAAGAACAGACATCGGAGTATTCAGAAACATTAATTGCCAATACCTTAGCATCAATATTAACCGTCATAAGCTCAAAATTAACAGGAGCCAGTGATCTATACAAAAATAATGATCATAAATTTTCAGAAATCATTAAACACATCAATCAAAATATCATTGATGAAAATAAACTGTCCATTTTGTTTCTTTCGGAGAAGTTTAACGTTTCTAAAAAATATTTCAGCGAGTATTTTAAAAGAAACGCGCACGAATCATTAAAAGAATACATTCAAAAAACAAAACTCCAGATAGCGGTTAACAGAATAAAATACACCGATTCGCCTCTCCAGGAAATTGCATGGAGTTTAGGTTTTACAGATGGCAGCCATTTAAATAAATCTTTGAAAAAACATTTTGGAATAACGTCATCGGTATTAAGAAAAAAGAAATCTATTGTTTAAAACCACCCCGTCTTTCAAAATTTAATTTTGAAATCCACCCCTCCGGAGGAGGGGAACATTCAGCCGGAGTTTTTACTGGAAGATATAATCTATAATCTATAATCTATAATCTATAATCTATAATCTATAATCTATAATCTATAATCTATAATCTATAATAACCTCTATTCTCTTTCAATCCAAAATATGATGTTTATTCAAAAATTTTCAAAATACATTTATTAGGCTTACATTTGTAGAAATGGAAGAATTTGTAGTTTTAGTAAATCCTGAAGATGAAATTTTGGGCCTTATGGAAAAGCAG
Protein-coding sequences here:
- a CDS encoding AraC family transcriptional regulator, translating into MDHIQELIEIEITELSEWKDRFRKNSFFELVFILKGKGIQSIEYQTRTYEKNDFFLLPYSKCHAYEISEPTTFLFIRFTEHYFRNLKNTAIDYLQWYSKLNYIIGFYDFNIGLYFNDEKDKSQVKKLFEILLLEKEQTSEYSETLIANTLASILTVISSKLTGASDLYKNNDHKFSEIIKHINQNIIDENKLSILFLSEKFNVSKKYFSEYFKRNAHESLKEYIQKTKLQIAVNRIKYTDSPLQEIAWSLGFTDGSHLNKSLKKHFGITSSVLRKKKSIV